The sequence TCTGCACCATGGTGATCCATGGTTTCTAGCATCATGGCTCTGGCACCTGAGCCGCTAAATGGCTTCATTATCGCGGTAGGTAAGGCATCAACAAAACGTGTGTCTCCACCAATCACAGAGACAATGACAGAGATTAGATGCAGCAGATAATCCAATGCTCCAGAGGCCCGTAATAAGGCTATGGCCAGTAACATGGCCAACAGATAAGGAATCAACTTTATCGATTGAGCAAAGCCTTCTTTGGCACCTTCGATAAATTCATCATACACGGCGACTTTGCGCATGCCGGCGACCAAGATAAAGCTAAAGACCAAAATCAATAAGATACCATTACCCATGGCCGTGGATAAAATCCCTATCGCCGAAGTCGTCAAGGTGCCCAAATAGAACACCAAGGCTGTTATAGAGCCAAAAATCAAGGCTCCGTAGCCCATAACGACGGCATTGAGTAAGGATAGGCGCTGAAACAGCGCAACCACAAGCACTCCGGCAATGGTCGAAGCCGAGGTCGCCAGTAAAATGGGCAAAAAGATATCGGCTGGCGCCTCAGCACCTTGTTGGGCACGATATAGAAACACAGTGACAGGCACTAAGGTCACTGATGAGGTATTCAATACCAGAAATAGGATCTGGGCGTTTGTCGCCACGGTTTTATTTGGGTTTAAGGTTTGTAAATCCTGCATCGCCTTCAAGCCTAAAGGCGTTGCAGCATTATCTAATCCGAGCACATTGGCGGTGAGATTCATAGTCACACTACCATAAGCCGGATGACCTCTTGGCACTTCCGGCATCAGCCGAGATAGGAGAGGCTCAAATATCCTAGCGAACACGCTGACAACCCCCGCTTTCTCCCCAACACGCATCAGCCCCATCCACAATGAGAGTACACCGATAAGACCAAGCGCAATTTCAGCCGCCAGCTTGGCGCTGCTAAATAGAGCCGCTACCGATGCCGATAACACTTCAACATTTCCATTGAATAACTGAATACAGATGGCAAACAATGCGGTGGCAAAAAAGAAATACCAAATTCGATTTAACACAAAACTTCCTTAACGAGGCGAAGGTAAAATAATCATCTGGAATGCTCAATTAGCAATCCATGTTTTTAAATTAACAAATCTTGAACTTAACCTGAACTCAAGCCAGTCGGCTCTATGGTATAATCACGCAAATTTTAGCTCGTCACTATGCTTTAAATTAGCATATGGCTTTGTACATGGTTCCAAAATGGCCCTTCTAAATCAAGACTTTATCGATAGCATAACCCAAGATATGCCACCTCACCTCTCTATAGATGACTTCATTCAATACAGTAACCGTCCATTGAGAGCTTCGATCCGCGTCAACACGCTAAAAATATCATCGGCCAATTTTATTGAACTCATGAAGCCTAAAGGTTGGAGACTCGAACCTATTCCATGGTGTACAGATGGCTTCTGGATATCTCTCGACAGTGAAATCCAATTAGGCAACACAGTAGAACACCTTCAAGGTCTATTTTACATTCAGGAAGCCAGTTCAATGTTGCCACCAACGGCGCTATTTTCACAGCTAAATGAAGCAGATAATGCCACAATTCTCGATATGGCTTCGGCACCAGGGTCTAAAACGACACAAATAGCCGCCTTAATGAACAACTCAGGCTTGCTTATCGCTAATGAATATTCTTCTAGCCGGGTAAAAGTTTTACATGCTAACGTTCAGCGTATGGGAGTCAGTAATACTGCCCTCACTCATTTCGATGCTCGGGTTTTTGGTGAATACCTCTATAATACATTCGATGCTATCTTGCTCGACGCCCCCTGCAGCGGCGAAGGCACCATACGAAAAGACCCTTCAGCATTAAAGAATTGGAGCCTAGAATCTAGCCAGTCGATTGTTGCAACACAGAAGGCCCTTATTGAGTCTGCTTTTCTGGCGTTAAAAAACGGCGGAACTCTGGTGTATTCGACCTGTGCACTCAGTCGATTTGAGAACCAAGCCGTTTGTGAACATTTAAGAACTTTGTACCCCGATGCTGTCGAGTTTGAATCCCTCTCTGATTTGTTTATGGATGCAGATAAGGCCTGTACAGAAGAAGGTTTCTTGCATGTCTGGCCTCAAATCTATGACAGTGAAGGCTTCTTCGTCGCAAAAATAAGAAAAACAGCAGACATAGATAGGCAAGTTGCCGAGCCCAAAAAGCAAACAAACTTCCCCTTCACATCGGTATCCACTAAAACAGATACAGAGTTGAGGGCATACTTTAAACATACCTTTGCCATTGAGCTGCCAACCCAAAGCCAGATAATGGTGAGGGAGCAAGAGTATTGGTTGTTTCCTGAAAAAATGCAGAACTTGATCGGCCGAATGCGTTTTCAACGGATAGGAATGAAAATAGCCGACGCCCTTAAGCATGGTCTAAAGGCACAACATCAGGCAATACTGGCATTTGGTGCTGGGGCCAACATGGTTGAGCTATCGCAAGCACAGGCAACCGAATATCTAATGGGACGGGATATTCCTCTCGAAGCTGGACTTAAACCACAAGGTGAAGTGATCGTTAGCTACCACAACAGTCCGTTAGGGCTAGCGAAACATCTTGGTAAACGATTGAAGAACAGCTTACCCAGAGAATTAGTCAGGGACAAGATAGTGGATTCTGATGCAAGTAAAGCCCAATGACACATTTACTTACAAAGGTGTATTAATAATATTGCATATAGCCGCTGCAAGCCGATTCTGTCGACTACACTCATAGCCAGAGAGTTAATTCCTAGTGAGGATCTCAACAGTAGCGCACGGCTCTTTAATTAGAGCCATTCCCCTGGACCCAGAACAATCGGAATAGTTTTGGGTCTTTTTTTGCCTAAAATTCGAGCTTAACGTCCGGCTAACTTAGCCGCATCGGTGAACAAATTAAAAAAGTTCTCTGAGGTGTATTGGGCCAGCTCTTCATAAGACTCCCCTCTCAACTCGGCGATAAACTCGGCAACGTCACGTACGAAGGCGGGTTGATTTTCCTTGCCTCTATGGGGGACTGGAGCCAGATAAGGGGAGTCAGTTTCAACTAATAGCCTATCCTTAGGCACTTTTCTCATCACTGTGCGTAAATCCCCAGCATTCTTAAAGGTTGCAATGCCCGAGACTGAGATATAGAACCCCAGATCTATAGCCGCTTTAGCCATTTCCCAATTTTCAGTGAAACAATGTAACACGCCGCCTACCTTGTCGGCATGGCCATTTCTTAAGAAATTTAGCGTGTCTTCTCTGGCATCTCGGGTATGTATGATTAACGGTTTGTTGACTTGCACAGCGAGTTCGATTTGCTGTTCAAAACATTGCTGCTGCAGTGCTTTAGTTTCATTGGCATAAAAGTAGTCCAGTCCAGTCTCGCCGATTGCGACAACCTTAGGCTCCTTCACAAACTCATTGAGCTCTGTAGTATCTAGCCCCTCTTGCACGTCCAAGGGGTGCACACCGGCAGAGAGGAACACTTGATCAAACTCCGCCATTCTATCCCGCATGGAAATAAAACCTTGTTGACGCACATTCACACACAAGAAGTAATCTACGTCCCTAGCTTTGGCATCACTGATGATCTGTTTGAGTGATTGTTGGTCGGGGGCGGCTTTTAAACGGTCGAGATGACAATGAGAATCGATGAGCACGTGAATTTCCAGCAGAGTTAAGGATTTTAAAAGAAGTAACAGAATACAGAGCTAGGCGACAAGGGTCAAATCTGCCCCCTTCATGGGTCATAGATTAAAAAGGTACAGTTGAAAAAAGCTAAAGGATGAAAGCAGCAGAAATTACATGGTACAGGTCAAATCTCCAGAGGAGAGTTCACGCGCTAAGAGGGTTTCTATATGTTGTTTATGGAGTTCTGCATCGGACAAGATCTTGATGCCAATTCCTGCCGGACGACCACCAGATGCACCAAGAGGATTGATCCAAACCACCACGCCTTGAAACTCATGCTTATTGACCGAACCAGGGAGTTGGTAGGCTATAGTTAACTCTTGCCCTAAATAATGACTTTCACTGGTCGCAATAAATAGACCTGCCGGCTGAATAAACGGCATATATGCACGATAAAGCTGATGTAAGGTATCAAAATTAACAACTAGGTCTATCATAAAACAGCTATCTCGTTAACTTATTATATTCTAAGATAAAACCATTAAAAAGAGCTAAATAATTGACATTCGGCATGACACTTAACTTGTGATAGGTATCCATAACCTTCATTCCAAACTCCGTTATTTTAACTCTTAACAATGCGTCTAAATCTGTCTGTCTTACTAACTTTTGCCTCAAGATTAAGTATAAAACCTTAAGTGCATCAGATGCTTGCTTTTCATTAACACTAATTAAACTAGCACAGAGGTGACCGGAGGACAAACTTTGAGCCCAGTCTTTTCTAAATTGTAGCAGTTGCTTGTATCGTTCGCTTTCTAGCGCTAGAGCCAACTCCAATGGGCCTCCCATCACAGGTAGGCACCAGGTCACGTCAGTTGCAGAATCAGACTCTTTCGATAACCAAACTTTGATCTCCTCCATAGATGGCGTTTCAAAGTGGACTCGCAGACAGCGACTCTTGATCGTCGCCATGAGTCTGGCTGGGGTATCTGACTGCAATAGCAGTAGAGTCTCTTTTCCAGGCTCTTCCAGTGTTTTTAACAACGCATTGGCCGATGCCTGGTTTAGCTTCTCACTATGATAGATCACCGCGACTCTTCGGCCGCCTTGCTGCGATGTCATCGTCAGTTTTTGACACAGCTCTCGTATCTGATCAACCTTAATCTGATTCCCGTCGGCGATGATTCGATAGAGATCCGGATGAGTATTCCCATCCAGTAACTGACAAGCCTTACAAAAACCACAGGCTCCTAGTTCACTCGGACTCTGACACAGAGCAGCTTTCGCCAGTGCAAGCGTTAACTCCTCGCCGCCATAGCCTTTATGTACACCCACCAGGTAGGCATGGCCTAACAATCCGGACGTTATCTGTTGACTAAAATCACTTACCGGAGCCCCAAGCCAGGAGATATTTTGCATTACCAGTCCTGAGTCTGTAACAGAGCAAGGATGTCTTTATGCACCTCGGCCATAGTCTGACCGGCATCGATAACGGCAATAGTGTCATCGTCTTCAGCAAAAGCTAAGAAAGTAGCCCTGGCTCGTTCGAAAAAATTCAGCGCCTGCTTCTCTATTCTATCTAATTCGCCTCGACTGGCTGCACGCTTTAATCCTTGTGCAGGGTCAATATCTAAATAGATGGTTAAATCTGGCTTAAAGTCGCCTAATGTCGCTTTGCTCACAACTTGAACTAAGGACATGAGACCGCGCCCCCCACCTTGGTAGGCCAGTGATGAAAGATTGTGCCTGTCGCCCAGCACCCAAGAACCACTGTTAAGAGCAGGCTTTATCACATTAGCAACCAATTGCGCTCTGGCAGCATAAAGCAATAGGCACTCGGCTTCATCACACAAAGGATCCGTTTCATCGGCAACCTTAATCAGATCTCTCATACGTTCGGCGAGTGGTGTCCCACCGGGCTCACGGGTACACACGGGCACTTGACCCGTATGCTTCTCGATAAAATCACCAACAAGCGATATCGCGCTAGATTTGCCTGCGCCTTCTAATCCTTCGATAACAATAAATTTGCTGTTGTTTTCTCTGTTCATCGATTTCTCTGATATTTATTTACGGCACGATTGTGCTCGATTAAGGTTCTTGAAAACACATGACTACCATCATTTTTAGACACAAAATACAGATAATTTACATCGGCAGGTTGCGCCGCAGCAATAAGAGATGCCCCGCTAGGTGCCGCTATGGGAGTCGGCGTCAAACCATTGATTCTGTAAGTGTTAAAAGGCGTCTGTTCACGTAACGCTTTACGTGTGATATTGCCCTGATAACTGTCCCCCATGCCATATATCACAGTAGGATCAGTTTGTAGACGCATGCCCTTGTTGAGTCGATTGGCAAACACGGCGGAGATCCATGGGCGCTCACTGGCTTTACCCGTTTCTTTTTCTATAATGGATGCCATGATCAACAATTCATAGGCAGATTTAAGTGGCAGGTCTTCCGCTCGTTGAGCCCAAGCTTTCTTTAGCTCTTGCTGCATTTTATTGTAACTCTGCAGCACGATTGAATGGATGTTATCACCAGCGACATAATGATAGGTATCAGGGTAAAACTTACCTTCAGGTAATCCTGAGTCATCACCGTTGTCACTCAAGACCTGAGTAAAAACACCTTCATCATATTCGCTGTGGGGTAAAGCTTGGAGTATTTGGGTCCACTCCTTGATATTTTGCCCTTCAATTAAGGTCACGCTAAAGACCTTTTCTTCACCTTTGACTAATTTGGTGAGTAACTCATCCACAGATTCACCTGGGTGCAGCTCATAAAATCCGGAGCGGATCTTGGCCAATTCAGGTTTTAACTTAACCAGAGCCTTTAATTTCCAGCCTTCGCTAATGATCTGTCTTTGCTCTAATGTTGAAACTAAGTATGAGAAAGAGGTGCCCCTTTTCAACACTAGCTCCTGTGGTTCTGTCATATTTAAGGGCGAAAGACTAAAATCCATAACCGTTTTATAGCCCCAAATACCCAGCCCTCCAGCAAGAGTGAGTAAGGCAAAGCAGCTAGCTGTTAGTGTAATTATTACTTTTTTCATAATGTAAGGTGTAGAGCCCGTCTTATCTCGTGAGTGAAATCGGCATGAGTAAAGTGAATATCATCGACATTATTGATATCCAGTATACCGACTAAGCTATTGGTCATAAATACATGTTGGTAACGGCACAAATGTGAATAGGCGATAGGACGAGCTTCAACATCATACCCAGCCTCGATCAGCGCATAGATGACTTGCTCTCGCATCACTCCGGCCACACCAGAGTGCGATATTGAAGGAGTGACAACATGCTTATCCGCGACAAAAAATAAATTCGCCATGGAAGACTCGACAATATTATCCAGACCATCGATCACTAACCAATCTTCATAGCCAACTAGCAAAGTTTCCGATTTAATCAACACCTGCTCGAGACGATTGAGATGTTTTATCCCTGCGAGTCTCGGTTGCTGAGACAGCTTGATCGGTGAACATGTGAGGGATATGCCGGTTTGTTGCCAAATTGAATAGTGACTAGGAATAGCATGAAGCGAAATAACCTCAGTTATCACACAGGTCTCGGGTGCGGCGTAACCTCGCCCTCCAGTGCCGCGACTCAACAACAGCTTTAAACAGCCTGTTACTTCAGTCTTAGCCAAGTGTTTAAGCTGTGTTACTAGGTTCAGGGAAGGAGACCAAGAAAACCCCAGACGTTTCGCTCCTTGCGTTAACCTTTCGAGGTGCGCCGATAAGAAAGCAATCTTGCCTTGTACTATTCGCATCGTCGCGAAAAGTCCGTCACCATAAGCTAAGCCGCGATCTAAGGGGGCTATGTGACCATAAAACTCGCCATTGACCCAAACTTTAGCTGGTCGTTCAGTCATATGTTTGCCATCTATTAACCATCCACACCTATGCTTGCCTTACCATTACAGCGCCGTGTTTACTTAGCTTGACTAATTACGCTTACCGTTAGACCGCTAAGATCAATAAAAGGCGCAGTATGATCCTAGAATACAGGAAAATGGTCGCCAAGTTTAACGTCAACACTGACTCCACTGGCGTTTATATGTTTAAACTTACCAGGAATAAATAAGATGCAGGGTCAGTCTTAAAACGAGCTATTTGTCTAAAAGGTGTTGAATTCTAGTCTTCAAAATATCGGTCGCGATACGGTTCTTACCGCCACGAGGCACGATAATGTCGGCATGTTGTTTAGACGGCTCGATAAACTGCAGAAACATAGGACGAACAGTCTCTGTATATTGAGACATCACAGACTCCATGGTGCGACCACGCTCGGCAACGTCACGCTTCAAACGACGCATAAAACAGATGTCCAGTGGTGTATCCATAAACACACTGGCATCCATCAAGTCGCGTAAATTAGGGTCGGTAAGCAATAAGATCCCTTCTAAGATGATCACCTTTTTCGGTGTCATTTTAAGCGTCTCATCCATACGCGTATGCTCGCTGTAGCTGTACATAGGGATCTCAACCGCTTCACCGGACTTCAATGCTTTGAGATGACGACACAAGTGCTCGTGATCTAACGCCTTGGGATGATCGTAATTAGTCAGTACCCGCTCATCCATAGATAAGTGGCTCTGATCGTTATAATAAGCATCTTCGGCGATGACTCCGATTTGATCTGTGCCTAGATCTCGACACAGCTCCTCATAGATAGTTTTTGCAATTAAACTTTTACCCGAGGCCGAGGCCCCTGCGATACCTATGATGACACACTGAGAATTCATGCTAAAACCTTATTCGTCTTCTGAAATACTGATTGATACACTAGATGTAACTTTGGTGAGCGCCAATTGTGCACCGACTTTACGAGCAACCTCACGATAGATAGCCGAAACATCACTATCGGGATCGGCAACGACCGTTGGCACGCCTTTATCTACATCTTCACGTATGTTGAGCTTAAGTGGTAACTCACCTAATAAGGGGACATGGTAACGCTCGGCCATCTTGCTGCCGCCATGACTGCCAAATGGATGTTCCTTGTGACCACACTCACTGCAAACATGAAAACTCATGTTCTCGACAATACCCAGTACAGGAATATTGACCTTCTGGAACATGTTGATGCCTTTTTTTGCATCGGCTAAGGCAATATCCTGGGGAGTCGTAACGATAACGGCACCAGTAACGGGTACCTTCTGCGACAGCGTGAGCTGGATATCGCCCGTTCCCGGCGGCATATCGATAATTAAGTAATCGAGTTCAGGCCACTGTGTCTCATTGAGAAGCTGAGCGAGTGCGCCAGCCGCCATTGGACCACGCCATACAGCGGCCTCTTCTTGGCCAAGCATAAATCCAATCGATTGCGCCACAATGCCATGAGCCTCTGCAGCCGTCATCATCTTACCGTCGGGAGACACAGGTTTAAAATCGCTAACGCCCAACATCAAAGGAATAGAAGGCCCATAAATATCGGCATCTAAAATGCCCACCTTGGCACCTTCAGCGGCTAGTGCTAAAGCTAAGTTAACTGAGGTCGTCGATTTACCCACACCACCTTTACCTGATGCTACCGCAATCACTTGCTTCACATTCGCAAGTGGTTCAACGGCACCGATAGCGGAGATAGCAGCCGGCTGGAAATCGATTTCACACTCGACTTCATCGATAGCATCTAACACGGCTAACTTCTTGGTTATGGCCATCACAGTATCGCGATATTGAGTCATACATGGGTAAGGGTATACAAGGCCGAGAAGCAGTCGCTTACCCTCTATGTCGAGTTTGTTAACACACCCGGCACTGACTAAACCTTGTGCTAAATATGGATCTTGATAAGCGTCTAAGATGGCCAAAACAGGCCCGAGAAGATCGTCACTGAGACGATACTGCTGAGAAGCTGAAGACAAAAGTGCTACCCCCTATAAATAATTTGCCCAAGTGTACCAGAATCAGGGTAAATATTCGTGTAGATTTAACCCACTTAAATCACCTTTTAATGAAACTCTCAGAAGGATCGGTTAGTATCTATGCCATTCTTTATGGGCCCTTAACTGATTTTGAGACAAGATGGCAAATTCACAACGTAAAATCCTAGTCACCAGTGCACTTCCTTACGCTAATGGACCTATTCATTTGGGCCATATGCTCGAATATATCCAGACTGATATCTGGTCACGATTCCAAAAGCTTCGTGGCCACGAGTGTCACTATATCTGTGCAGATGATGCCCATGGCACGCCGATCATGCTCAAGGCTCAACAGCTAGGCATAGAGCCAGAAGAGATGATTGCTCAAGTAAATAAAGAGCATCAACAGGATTTTGCTGACTTCAATATTCAGTTCGACAATTTCCACAGCACCCACAGCGTTGAAAACCGTGAATTAGCCAGTGAGATATACCTCAAATTGCGCGACTCAGGTTACATTAAAACGCGCACTATCTCTCAGTTGTTCGATCCTGAAAAGTCTATGTTCTTACCCGATCGTTTCGTAAAAGGCACTTGCCCTAAGTGTAAGAGCGAAGATCAGTACGGTGATAACTGCGACAACTGTGGCGCAACCTACAGTCCGACGGACATGATTAACCCCAAGTCTGCCGTTTCAGGTGCTACGCCAATCATGAAAGACTCCGAGCACTTCTTCTTCGACCTGCCCGCTTTTGAAGGCATGCTCAAAGAATGGACCCGCTCAGGCGCCTTGCAAGAAGAAATTGCTAACAAGCTAAATGAATGGTTCGAACAAGGCCTGCAACAGTGGGATATCAGCCGTGATGCGCCTTATTTTGGTTTCGAAATTCCAGATGCGCCGGGTAAATATTTTTACGTCTGGCTAGATGCACCTATCGGTTACATGGGCTCATTTAAAAACCTGTGTGATAGACGTGAAGACTTAAACTTCGATGACTTCTGGGCAAAAGACTCAACCGCCGAGGTTTACCACTTCATAGGCAAAGATATAGTCAACTTCCACAGTTTATTCTGGCCAGCCATGTTAGAAGGTGCGGGATACCGTAAGCCGAACAATGTCTTTGCTCATGGTTATGTGACGGTCAATGGCGCTAAGATGTCAAAGTCTAAAGGCACCTTCATCAAGGCTCGTACTTATCTCGATAACTTAGATCCTGAGTATCTACGTTACTATTATGCCGCTAAACTGAGCAACCGCATCGACGATCTCGATCTTAACCTCGAAGATTTCGCTCAGCGTGTCAACTCAGATCTAGTGGGTAAACTCGTCAACTTAGCATCACGTACCGCAGGTTTTATCAGTAAACGCTTCGATGGAAAACTGGCTAAGGTTGCCGACACGAGTCTGGAGCAAGCCTTCTTAGGTAAGCAAGACACTATTGCTGAGCTCTACGAGGGTCGTGAATTCGGTAAGGCCATGCGTGAGATCATGGCACTGGCCGATATGGCTAATGCTTATGTCGCTGAAGCGGCACCTTGGCAGCTGATCAAGCAAGAAGATAAGCAAGAGGAAGCCCATCAGGTTTGCTCTAACGCACTTAACTTGTTCCGTATCCTTGTGACTTACCTCAAGCCTGTACTGCCCAAATTAGCAGACGATGTTGAGGCCTTCCTGCAGTTCCCTATTACTTGGGATAACTTGAATGCCGATCTTGCAGGACACGAGATAGCCAAATTTAAAGCCCTGATGCAAAGGGTTGATATGAAAAGTATCGAAGCTATCATAGAAGCGTCTAAAGATAATTTGCTTGCTACGACCGATGCGCCGAAGAAATCCGATAGTGTAGCAACAGCAAGTAAAGCGGAGTCTAATGCTGCACTAGCGAGTGGCAACCACTTAGAAAGCGATCCAATCTCGGAAGAGATAAGCTTCGAAGATTTTGCCAAAATCGACCTGCGTATCGCTCGTATCGCAAAAGCTGAGCATGTCCCCGAAGCGAATAAGCTACTTAAACTTCAGCTGGATTTAGGCGGCGAGACTAAACAAGTATTTGCCGGAATAAAGTCAGCCTATTCTCCTGAAGAGTTGGAAGGCAAACTAACCGTGGTGGTGGCCAATCTGGCACCACGTAAGATGCGTTTTGGCATGTCAGAAGGCATGGTACTGGCAGCAGGCCCTGGTGGTAAAGATCTGTGGATCTTAGAGCCACATGAAGGTGCCCAGCCAGGTATGCGGGTTAAGTAAACTTAACGCCATGTCCAAAAAAGGCCGCACTCAGTGCGGCCTTTTTGTTTTATCTGTCTTGTCCTGGAATGAACTTCTACCAGTAGGGCTTACTCTATCGGCAGTTTACTATCACTGCCCCACTCAGCCCAAGATCCGTCATAAAGGACATTGCGCTGATAACCCGCCTCTACCGACGCCAAAATCAAGATACAGGCGGTGATACCTGAGCCACAGCTGAAAATGCGCTGAATGTCTTGCTCATTTGCAAGCCCAGTAAAAACCCGTTGCAGTTCCTCAGTGCTTTTTAGGCAATGACCATCTAAGACTTGAGAAAAAGGCAAATTGACCGAGTTTGGTATATGGCCGCTACGTACGCCTTCTCTTGGCT is a genomic window of Shewanella psychrophila containing:
- a CDS encoding nucleoside recognition domain-containing protein, giving the protein MLNRIWYFFFATALFAICIQLFNGNVEVLSASVAALFSSAKLAAEIALGLIGVLSLWMGLMRVGEKAGVVSVFARIFEPLLSRLMPEVPRGHPAYGSVTMNLTANVLGLDNAATPLGLKAMQDLQTLNPNKTVATNAQILFLVLNTSSVTLVPVTVFLYRAQQGAEAPADIFLPILLATSASTIAGVLVVALFQRLSLLNAVVMGYGALIFGSITALVFYLGTLTTSAIGILSTAMGNGILLILVFSFILVAGMRKVAVYDEFIEGAKEGFAQSIKLIPYLLAMLLAIALLRASGALDYLLHLISVIVSVIGGDTRFVDALPTAIMKPFSGSGARAMMLETMDHHGADSFAGRLAAIFQGSTETTFYVLAVYFGAVGIRNGRHALFCGLTADLAGIIAAIVVCYQFYG
- a CDS encoding TatD family hydrolase codes for the protein MLIDSHCHLDRLKAAPDQQSLKQIISDAKARDVDYFLCVNVRQQGFISMRDRMAEFDQVFLSAGVHPLDVQEGLDTTELNEFVKEPKVVAIGETGLDYFYANETKALQQQCFEQQIELAVQVNKPLIIHTRDAREDTLNFLRNGHADKVGGVLHCFTENWEMAKAAIDLGFYISVSGIATFKNAGDLRTVMRKVPKDRLLVETDSPYLAPVPHRGKENQPAFVRDVAEFIAELRGESYEELAQYTSENFFNLFTDAAKLAGR
- the tmk gene encoding dTMP kinase, with the translated sequence MNRENNSKFIVIEGLEGAGKSSAISLVGDFIEKHTGQVPVCTREPGGTPLAERMRDLIKVADETDPLCDEAECLLLYAARAQLVANVIKPALNSGSWVLGDRHNLSSLAYQGGGRGLMSLVQVVSKATLGDFKPDLTIYLDIDPAQGLKRAASRGELDRIEKQALNFFERARATFLAFAEDDDTIAVIDAGQTMAEVHKDILALLQTQDW
- the mltG gene encoding endolytic transglycosylase MltG yields the protein MKKVIITLTASCFALLTLAGGLGIWGYKTVMDFSLSPLNMTEPQELVLKRGTSFSYLVSTLEQRQIISEGWKLKALVKLKPELAKIRSGFYELHPGESVDELLTKLVKGEEKVFSVTLIEGQNIKEWTQILQALPHSEYDEGVFTQVLSDNGDDSGLPEGKFYPDTYHYVAGDNIHSIVLQSYNKMQQELKKAWAQRAEDLPLKSAYELLIMASIIEKETGKASERPWISAVFANRLNKGMRLQTDPTVIYGMGDSYQGNITRKALREQTPFNTYRINGLTPTPIAAPSGASLIAAAQPADVNYLYFVSKNDGSHVFSRTLIEHNRAVNKYQRNR
- the apbC gene encoding iron-sulfur cluster carrier protein ApbC, producing the protein MSSASQQYRLSDDLLGPVLAILDAYQDPYLAQGLVSAGCVNKLDIEGKRLLLGLVYPYPCMTQYRDTVMAITKKLAVLDAIDEVECEIDFQPAAISAIGAVEPLANVKQVIAVASGKGGVGKSTTSVNLALALAAEGAKVGILDADIYGPSIPLMLGVSDFKPVSPDGKMMTAAEAHGIVAQSIGFMLGQEEAAVWRGPMAAGALAQLLNETQWPELDYLIIDMPPGTGDIQLTLSQKVPVTGAVIVTTPQDIALADAKKGINMFQKVNIPVLGIVENMSFHVCSECGHKEHPFGSHGGSKMAERYHVPLLGELPLKLNIREDVDKGVPTVVADPDSDVSAIYREVARKVGAQLALTKVTSSVSISISEDE
- the holB gene encoding DNA polymerase III subunit delta' yields the protein MQNISWLGAPVSDFSQQITSGLLGHAYLVGVHKGYGGEELTLALAKAALCQSPSELGACGFCKACQLLDGNTHPDLYRIIADGNQIKVDQIRELCQKLTMTSQQGGRRVAVIYHSEKLNQASANALLKTLEEPGKETLLLLQSDTPARLMATIKSRCLRVHFETPSMEEIKVWLSKESDSATDVTWCLPVMGGPLELALALESERYKQLLQFRKDWAQSLSSGHLCASLISVNEKQASDALKVLYLILRQKLVRQTDLDALLRVKITEFGMKVMDTYHKLSVMPNVNYLALFNGFILEYNKLTR
- the pabC gene encoding aminodeoxychorismate lyase, whose product is MTERPAKVWVNGEFYGHIAPLDRGLAYGDGLFATMRIVQGKIAFLSAHLERLTQGAKRLGFSWSPSLNLVTQLKHLAKTEVTGCLKLLLSRGTGGRGYAAPETCVITEVISLHAIPSHYSIWQQTGISLTCSPIKLSQQPRLAGIKHLNRLEQVLIKSETLLVGYEDWLVIDGLDNIVESSMANLFFVADKHVVTPSISHSGVAGVMREQVIYALIEAGYDVEARPIAYSHLCRYQHVFMTNSLVGILDINNVDDIHFTHADFTHEIRRALHLTL
- the rsmF gene encoding 16S rRNA (cytosine(1407)-C(5))-methyltransferase RsmF, whose product is MALLNQDFIDSITQDMPPHLSIDDFIQYSNRPLRASIRVNTLKISSANFIELMKPKGWRLEPIPWCTDGFWISLDSEIQLGNTVEHLQGLFYIQEASSMLPPTALFSQLNEADNATILDMASAPGSKTTQIAALMNNSGLLIANEYSSSRVKVLHANVQRMGVSNTALTHFDARVFGEYLYNTFDAILLDAPCSGEGTIRKDPSALKNWSLESSQSIVATQKALIESAFLALKNGGTLVYSTCALSRFENQAVCEHLRTLYPDAVEFESLSDLFMDADKACTEEGFLHVWPQIYDSEGFFVAKIRKTADIDRQVAEPKKQTNFPFTSVSTKTDTELRAYFKHTFAIELPTQSQIMVREQEYWLFPEKMQNLIGRMRFQRIGMKIADALKHGLKAQHQAILAFGAGANMVELSQAQATEYLMGRDIPLEAGLKPQGEVIVSYHNSPLGLAKHLGKRLKNSLPRELVRDKIVDSDASKAQ
- a CDS encoding PilZ domain-containing protein, with protein sequence MIDLVVNFDTLHQLYRAYMPFIQPAGLFIATSESHYLGQELTIAYQLPGSVNKHEFQGVVVWINPLGASGGRPAGIGIKILSDAELHKQHIETLLARELSSGDLTCTM
- the udk gene encoding uridine kinase, which codes for MNSQCVIIGIAGASASGKSLIAKTIYEELCRDLGTDQIGVIAEDAYYNDQSHLSMDERVLTNYDHPKALDHEHLCRHLKALKSGEAVEIPMYSYSEHTRMDETLKMTPKKVIILEGILLLTDPNLRDLMDASVFMDTPLDICFMRRLKRDVAERGRTMESVMSQYTETVRPMFLQFIEPSKQHADIIVPRGGKNRIATDILKTRIQHLLDK